In the genome of Sardina pilchardus chromosome 14, fSarPil1.1, whole genome shotgun sequence, the window cacacacacacgcacacacacgcacacacacacagtctgaacgCACACAAGTTAAGTCGTCAAAATAAACGTAGCACACTGTACATAGCCCTAATACAAAACTCAATTaaatgtcaatataaacttaatttcaaattcaattcagacataaatgcccactgtgaagttgttttgaaaagaaaagaaagcaaacgctGCATCTGGGTGTTGGGAAACGCCAAACGGTGAAGACCACATGCCCTTTCAGTCCGTGGGTCACAGAGGCTGCTTCAGCTTCGCTTGGTAAGACCAGGCAGCGACCCTGGGGGCGGCGAACCAACAGGCTAAACAAACAGTGCCCCTACACCATGTATATTCAGCTCGCCCCGCTGGCGACGTTAAAGTAACACGGGAAATAAGcagtgcgtttgtgtttgttcaaGCCGTTTTTCTTTAGTCAGTCACATCCAGATTGTAGAGATAGGTTTAGAAACATCATGCAAAATTAACACCAACATGCGTTGCCATCACGCAACCGGCAAGCCAACCCAAACCACCACCAGAGGCTTTCTTTACTTTGTCAGGTCTTTGGGAGGAAACGACCTTACTACAATTAAGGCATACGCAGTCAATCTCTCTACTGATGCTCGTGCTACAAAACAAactaaaatctaaaaaaaactaacaaaacTAAAATAACTAAAAAGTTGCAATCAAATGAGTTATGTTTTGTCCCGATCAATAGCCACTCCGGTCCGCAGAGACGGACATCAACTTATTTCTACCGGACTGAAAATGTAACAGGTGTTTAGCCTTAAACATTTTTTCAATAGTTAGAATGCAATCGATAATATGTTGGCTCAGCTCAACTGAATCAACAACAATTAAAACAGACATGTATATGTTTATTTATCAAACATACCGCCGGTAAATCAGCCGGGTCAGTTTCTCCAATGTTCGTCGTGCTGGCGATTCGGGACTATATTGACTGATAGAGATCCAAGCGGAAATGTTTCCAAAGTTCCCAGTAAGAAATGACATCCACGAATGTCTCACTGCGGTCAAAGCCTATAGATGACAGGAAAATCCGAATAGTCTCTTGGCATGGCAAGCCTTCATGTAATGTATATATTCCAACGCGAGTGAAGGCGACTTGTAGTGCTTTCGCTGCGAGAGCTGACTCCACTCCTCTAGGACCGGGCTCACTCATTCGACCTGACCTCACATACAACCCTTACTGCTTCCTcctaccccctctcctctctctctctctctctctctctctctctctctctctctctctctctctctctctgtgtgtgtgtgtgtgtgtgtgtgtgtgtgtgtgtgtgagtgtgtgtgcgcgcgcgcgcgctcgcGCGGAAGACACTTGATGCAGCCTCAAGTTACAAAGTTTTGCGCTTGGCTTTGTAGGCTATACTATGATGCCATTATCAACCATCTAGTTATGGCTTACATTTTCAATCATTTAACTGCGTGTTTTTAGTAGGTTAATTTGCTGTCTACGAAAACTTTTTCAAATAGCATTGGAAGTCTtcctgaaaaaaacatattttaatagGACTAATATAACCAAACAAAACCTGGTCATAATCCTGATAGGAAGATTGTAACCGTTAGACAGTCCGACcgtttttttctctcgtttttATTACAGGATTATATGGAAAATTAAATCAATTAATATTGAGGCATTAGAACATTACTGAATCACGTTCTATCCGGATTGTTGGAACATGTTTGCGGCGGTGCGCTGTTTTAGTCCTGAATTCTTTATTACAGGTGCCCAGCGCGCCCTCTGTACTTTACTCTGGATTCTGCCCTGTTTATCCGCCGATCCCGTTTAAAGTATCCGTGGGATTAAGAGTCCATGGCAAACTATCAACTAAATTAATGATAATAAATGTCAGATAATCTCAAGATTAAGGTCTCATATCACACTCAGGCCGAGTGGTATTTTTCGGGTCAGTAAGACCCATGATGtaaaagtaaaacaataatGTTATTGGCCAACAATGTTACATATGAGCCAAGTATGACTGTAATCCGTGCGCTCACTAAAATAAGCATCGGTGTTTAGATTACAGACTGTCCTTTTCCTATCGGCTATGATGTTAATGGATTATCACATATATATTATtcacatatatttcaaaataaatagttAGCAGACCCACATTCATTCTACACGAGAGAACTGAAACAACTCCCACAAGAGGGCGCACTTGTGTTACAGACAGCAACAATTCACTCTTCTCGTTCATTGCCTTGCCTATGTATGGGTGAGTATGAGTATGGCCAACCTTTATCTATCACTTTGTAATACTTAATTGAGAGGATTTGGCCAACAGAATGAATCATATACTATTCATATGCAACTTCAGTGAAATAAATGCACTTCACTGAAACAAATGCAACTTCAGTGAAAGATAACTATAGTCTGAAATGTTTCAGCAACATACAAGTGAAAAACCAGCAATCTCACCTTTAAAATATTTATTCAATGACAATTATAAATACATTTGTAGGTCAAGCAATAATACTAGACACGGCAGGATTttctttgataaaaaaaaaatcatgctaTAATATTGAAAATGGTCCTTGATTACGGAGAGCCCTTTTCCTCTACAACTAGCATCTTTGGAGAGAGGACTGCAAAACACATAACCACAGAGAGGCTTTTGCAtgtcctgctcacacacacacagctgatgctGATAATACATACTCCATATAAACACAAGAGAGGCATTTGCATGTCCTGCGTAGGCTACACACGGCTGATAATACATACTCCATATAAACACAAGAGAGGCTTTTGCATGTCCtgcgtaggctacacacagctgATAATAAAGACTCTAGTTCTGGCACTAATAACGCAGTCACTGCCCAGTCCAAAAGTACAGCAGCTTATGCAGGTGGGTGCGGTGCTAGTAAGCCACTTGGGGTTTCCGTCTCGTCCGTCAGGAGAAACGTGCGGTAAACGTACAGAAGAAGCGACCCATGCGAGGTGCTGAGGGCAGCTGCGGCCCGAggatatgtgcgtgtgtgtgtgtgtgtgtgtgtgtgtgtgtgtgtgtttggaggggtcAAAGACCTgtaccccctcacccccaaacCTCCAGTAACTCCGGTGCTCAAGGGGGAGGAGAGACCACAGAGGGCCCCGGCTCAGTCATCGAAATCGGGGATGTCGTCGTATGAGTAGCCTCTGTAGCCTTTCGATGCGTAGTAGGCAATCCGCAGGTGGTAGAACCCAGGGAGGAAGACCAGCACTCCGATAATCAGCACAGGGATCGTTCTGTTGGGGTCCTGGAACAGACGCAAGAGAACACAAGAGATTCAGGCACAAACGCCTGCAGGGCCTGTGACACGTCATCATAACACACTTACACCTTAGTAGTGATGAGAGGACAGTAGAGTGTActgcagagcacagcacacacacgcgcgcacgcacgcatgcgcgcacgcacacgcacacgcacacgcacacgcacacgcacacgcacacgcacacacacacacacacgcacacacacagccacagcctcaGAGACTAACTAACCACACTGTGGTAACACTTGGTCATTTTGAATGACTCTGCAAAACATCGCAACAACTTGCATCTTATCTAACACTAGCAATGTAATGGGTCTGTGTCCTTCAGCTGTTTATGCTGTGGTATGCTGTGGTATGCTGTGTGCACACTGTGATTActctcacacatgtacagtaagagAACAGGAGAGCTTAATCTGGAGCCGATATGGGTCAGATCTGGCCTGGGTAAGGGCTTAATCTGGAGCCGATATGGGTCAGGTCTGGCCTGGGTAAGGGCTTTATCTGTTTCAGAGCTGATCTCTCTGACGGCTCTGTGCTCTTTGGTGTGTTGATCTCTTCTGTCACGTGGAGGTTCTGACCTGGTATAAAGGTTCTATTCTATGGAGTGAAGGTTCTGTTCTATGGTGTGAAGGTTCTATTCTATATGAAGGCTCTGTTCTATGGTGTGACAGCTCTGTTCTATGGTGTGAAGGTTCTTTTCTATGGTGTGAAGGTTCTGTTCTATGGTGTGAACTGTGAAGGTTCTTTTCTATGGTGTGAAGGTTCTGTTCTATGGTGTGAACTGTGAAGGTTCTGTTCTATAGTGTGAGGGGCTCTGTCCTGAGGTGTGCTGCTCTGCCCTgcagtgagtttgagtgtgtgtaactGTTCTGTTCTTTGGTTCTATGGTTCTGTGGTCGTTCTGTGGTGGTTCTGTGTTGTTCGGTGTTGCTCGGTTCTGAGGGGTGAAAGCTCTGTACTGTCTACTCACCGACACCTGTATGTAGCCAGAGAGAAGCAGGCCGCCGATGATTATTAATAACGAGccaatgaggaagaggaaggtcgCTAGGGCGATCGCTTTATAAGGAACTTTGGGTGGTCCCCTCTTGAACTGGCAAAAAGAAGAAGCAGACACCAGGAGTTGCTACATCATGAAGACATTAGGAGTTTAGGACTGTCAAAGTCTTGGGAGGCTGGATGGTAACAGTTGTTGAATTTGTCTGGTAAAACTATATACTGACAAGACACACCACTAGATATAATCACATTAGAATCACACACAAGAATAAATTGCAGTCTTTATTCTTGTTTTATCCACAGGACTTGACAAACTCACCTGCAGATCAATGTAGCCCTCATCACTGTCAGCCAAACGCGAATATTTCACTTTATTGTTTGGCATTCCTCCACCTCCAGATGCATTCCTGGTAGGCATCATAACCGGTCTTtaaaggacagagacagagacagagatagagagagagagagagagagagagagagagagagagagagagaaagtgagagagaggaggagagagagagagagagaaagtgagtgtatacacacatttttttcatgTTACATGCTACTGTTTCCATATCAATGTTCTAATTGCCATGCTGTTTTAATTGTgatctggcaacactgtacagtcatgctaataaagcaaccttgtactgaactgaactgaattgaattgagagagagagagagagagagagagagagagagagagacacgcacacacacacacacacacacacacacacacacacagtggactgCGGTCTGTCGACTCGCACCCATGCAATAACAAGGCGCCATTCATTCATGCCATGATTCCATTACCTCAAGCAGTAACGACCTACCTGTGCGTACACAACTGAAACACAGCAGTAGCGTGAAAAGCGCTACGAGGTTTAGGTCAATATGCTAAATTGCCTCCAGCTCTATCAACTAGCGAAATAGCTGTATCAGCAGCAACAGAGGTAAGCAGCTAACTAAGCTAATAATCTCAACCTCTTTGAATCTGCAAGAACACGCATTTCTAGCTAGCGCTCAAAACAGTCAGATATTTAGAGACAAGCACTGAAATAGCATGCTGCGTATTTCCAAGACTTCTTTGCATTGCACAGCAAGTGGGCTAAACTGTCAAGCCAATGATATTGTAATACAGTCAGTAATTCAGACTCACCTGTAAAATCACTTAGGCTAAGTGTAGCCTAAATAAGCTAAGATACGTATAGCAATGAGTATTAGTTAGACGCATTCAAAAACTCCCCATCTAACTGGTCCTGTCATGTAAACTGACGCAATACAGACAGTGAGAAAATAACTTTTTCCCATCAGAAATGCTCCATTACTGTTTTGCTTCCTGACACGCTGCGCGCgcagaaagaggaggagtgatTCGGGAGCCATGTTGTTGAGGGAATGACCACAAACCAAAGCCACAACCTACCACACAGCTGtccataggtgcctctcatgcagcgtttatacgtcctgcctcgctcctcgggcctcgatcctcactgatctacataaagaatgatggggcagcaacaatgggatagtctatccctttaGTCCAGGCAAAGTAAGGTTTGACCCAAAACTAATTGCAACAGAatttattgtaggcctacatttttatTGGTGATCTAAACaccatagcctaggcctactataagTCCATGAAAATCCAGTTGGTGGAAAGATGTTAAATTGAGGGTTGTTTTTTTATGCATTTATCCTCAGGAAATACTGACAAaacagcaattagaatgttttAGTATAAGCATTCTAAAGAAAATTGGACCCCATTTAAACTAATATGGAATTATAGAATCTTGCATTGTTGAGTAAaattattttacattttcaaGGGCTGGGCTTACTTCAAACAGATGTTGTTGCAAAATTGTTCTTTGAATAATACCAGCTGTGAACTTGTTTCGATGTTGTAGGAAATTCTCAGGCCTCTATCATGACGGTCACCAGTAGCctgcaagccaaactatacagaaatttatagtctggggtcggaccattcacagagttgaagcctgtgggtgggatgaacagtgatcattagttaagttagaactggaatgtttaagctttaaactgtctaccttcacactatcaactctctttaaagaggaactatgcaggattggcgatttcatctctggtttcggtttcgttgttcgttttcgctcgttttatgcttgcattttctctgcagagcttccccgacagctttagcgtgtatatttatacatgtataggctatatttaaatatataaattgcaagcgtggttcttcgtctcagacttccagatgtaaacaaagagcgatcgtctcctgcagaaagttgcatagggtctctttaaactatgcaaccaccatgtttaccctaactacaccttagtaaccatatctacgtGATCTATctacacatttttgcattttgcacTGGTAGTTCTTTGGAATTGCATGTTTTTaggcaactgtttttttttctgactagTGGAGAACATAGGGGAGCTTCAGAGTTATCCGGAACTTTGGGGCTAACTCCATTTCCTCGATTTAAAAGTGGTTAGCATATGAACAAGAATTTCTGTTTTGTCTGCGGTTTTATAttttttgcattatttttgCATTATTTTCCAGCTCCAGTCTCGACAGCACTTCCATTTCCTCCATAGGCAACTCcgttttctcgctctctctatccatccctgCATGGGGCTCTCTTACGGAAGCCACACCATTTTACCACATTACGTTATAGGCTACCCTCAAACAtctacattttcatatttttgtcaAGCCTACACTTGTAATTAAAAGTAACCTAATTATAGGCACACTTCAGTCATTTTTGGCATATCTTTTTGAATTCAGTTGTTGTAACCCCAGTGTCTATGAATGGCCTTAAACTACCGTGATCaagggccccagccgtggcgcgactggctggggcacctgcaccgcacgccggcgacccgggttcgattcccgccccgtggtcctttctggatcccacccctactctctctcctgctcgtttcctgtcacactctctactgtcctgtccaattaaaggcataaaaagcccaaaaaaagaatcttaaaaaaaaaaaaactaccgtGATCAAtttaaatttccccttggaaAAAATGTAATGCCCGTGCGTGAATTGGTGTCTGTCGTTGGATCTGACAAGGTAAGGGGTGCGCGTATCATAACATTcattcctgcaggcgcccctgtatctgatataggcaggCCATAGGCAAGcaaaactgatgacgacagcgctgcaacgttggaagtcagtaaacattggtcgtagtgttatctaATTGCGTCAAAGTCCGGAATCAGCCAGAGTTagcattggtcgtagtgttatccagttGCGTGCagtaacatttttaaatgcatgcttggtgccgcccctcgagctGGGCCATCACATCAtccgtggccagacccttataATCTTTCTAAATaaccagggtctggattttccaggctcgACCTACAGTTTAAAACAGTTTGAGGTTGCTCCTCCAAAAACACATAAGTCCCTCAATGACCTGTAGTTAtgcacttttttttactttacacaCCCTTACAAACATgggggagaattccccccttagATCGTAACACTCTAGATTTTTTGTCATTGCCATCAGGTTACTTCCACTTATTACTTTACCATGAGCCAAATAGGAAATGGCATAAGACACCAGGCAGCTGATGACAATTTTCTGACAGCTGTTGAGCTACAGTATGGATAATACCCCTGTTTTGTGGCGGAAATCTGCCGAAAAATGTTAAAGCGAAAAATGTCTTTACATTTCTTCAAATATTGGTATgaattagcctggcaagccaaactatacagaaatgtatagtctggggtcggaccattcacagagctgccTCTGCgtgtaataggccagcatttgtgatcagtcgtagccggtcggcaaaacggcaaatacatccttctttaaaacgaatgacttgagtgcttctttctgctcaaccttcaaagaaatgCCCAAGTCtataactcttccaaagccgattctaacgagcgcgcttcgttagcctcatccatctttcgtttttctctatggttgtgcaacacggtctcacacccaactcgtcgatcgaggacgcatggtccagccccctggcgtcaatacgttagaccggcacatccgggaacttgactcgcgagAAACGTTCCagcccctttttgggggaaaacaaacaacgtctctcattaactccaatgcaaattagggtcaataaacgtaattcgtaccgaaatcgtaggggtaaatgataacagaaaacacaacgaatcaataggaccactcaatatattaccactttgccggtcgttgaccgtgaaaaatacgttcaaaagcttaattcaatcaaagtaaaaacatgtcccttcggtctcccgagtagcctgctagcagtagcagtggccagtgtcatacccggacatactcttatctcattgaatctATCGGAAGccaaaggtgagctaaggcgggctcaaggactccatacacagatagagcattctgattggataggctggcctggagtcgaacgaaggcttggcctcaacggtgtgaccctagaccatcccgctaggcaaaacatatttttgcccgctagggtgcgtctagatttttAGGCTAGGTATGAATGCATGATGTCATATGTGGTGTCATGAAAATCCTGGACCGTCAATAGCTTGTTCTGATACACCATGTTTGGTTCAGGAAATTTGATGCAAAATATAGGTCTAATTCAGTTGTAGTGAAATGTATAacggttgccatggcaaccattAGGGTTTTTTTAATACCAGTTT includes:
- the tmem230a gene encoding transmembrane protein 230a; translation: MMPTRNASGGGGMPNNKVKYSRLADSDEGYIDLQFKRGPPKVPYKAIALATFLFLIGSLLIIIGGLLLSGYIQVSDPNRTIPVLIIGVLVFLPGFYHLRIAYYASKGYRGYSYDDIPDFDD